From the Flavobacterium galactosidilyticum genome, one window contains:
- a CDS encoding DUF983 domain-containing protein, giving the protein MLKKGSKLNSILTGTCPKCQNESMYCDQNMLHLDKILKMNENCSHCGLRYQIEPSFFYGAMYVSYGLNVAIGIAAFIISFLIFGASLKVAFIVIIAAIVLSFAIVLRLSRNIYINMFVSYDPKTNLN; this is encoded by the coding sequence ATGTTAAAAAAAGGATCCAAATTAAATAGTATTTTAACAGGAACTTGTCCTAAATGTCAGAATGAGAGTATGTATTGCGATCAAAACATGCTTCATTTAGATAAAATATTAAAAATGAATGAGAACTGCAGTCATTGTGGTTTGCGATACCAAATTGAACCTTCTTTTTTTTATGGCGCAATGTATGTTAGCTATGGACTAAACGTTGCTATAGGAATTGCCGCTTTTATCATTTCGTTTTTGATTTTTGGCGCAAGCCTTAAAGTTGCATTTATTGTTATTATTGCTGCGATTGTACTTTCATTTGCCATAGTATTAAGGTTGTCGAGGAATATTTACATCAATATGTTTGTCTCTTACGATCCAAAAACGAATTTAAACTAA
- a CDS encoding ABC-F family ATP-binding cassette domain-containing protein: MLNIHNLSVSFGGTYLFEEVTFRLGAGDRVGLVGKNGAGKSTMLKILAGDFKPDSGQIATEKEVRMGFLRQDIDFEQGRTVLEEAYEAFTDIKIVEKKLEQINHLLVTRTDYESEEYSQIIEDLSDYTHRFELLGGYNYVGDTEKILLGLGFKREVFDNQTETFSGGWRMRIELAKLLLQANDVLLLDEPTNHLDIESIIWLESFLRNYAGVVVIVSHDKMFLDNVTNRTIEISLGKAYDFNKPYSEYLELRHEIREKQLATQKNQAKKIEETEKLIEKFRAKASKASMAQSLIKKLDKVERIEVDEDDNSVMNITFPVSKEPGRVVIEAENVTKSYGDKTILKDINLLVERGSKIAFVGQNGQGKSTFIKAIVDEFEYQGNIKLGHNVQLGYFAQNQAEYLDGEITLLQTMEDAAADTNRMKVRDMLGSFLFRGDDVEKKVKVLSGGERNRLALCKLLLQPINVLLMDEPTNHLDIKSKNVLKAALQKFGGTLLLVSHDRDFLQGMSNLVYEFKDQKIKEYLGDINYFLEQRNMENMREVEKKDAQKSVSPKESNKTSYEDQKKGKALQNKLSKVESQIKQLERDIQHDDKMLASNYDKHIEDAKFFTAYNKKKAELDKLLLDWEIVQEEIDNA, encoded by the coding sequence ATGCTTAATATACATAATTTATCTGTTTCTTTTGGCGGTACTTATTTATTTGAAGAAGTTACCTTTCGACTGGGTGCTGGAGACAGAGTTGGTCTTGTAGGAAAAAACGGTGCTGGTAAATCTACCATGCTTAAAATTTTAGCAGGAGATTTCAAACCAGATTCTGGTCAGATTGCTACAGAAAAAGAAGTTCGTATGGGTTTCCTTCGTCAAGATATCGATTTTGAACAAGGGAGAACTGTTTTAGAAGAAGCCTATGAAGCATTTACAGACATTAAAATTGTAGAAAAAAAGCTAGAGCAAATTAATCATTTATTGGTTACTCGTACTGATTATGAAAGTGAGGAGTACAGCCAGATTATAGAAGACTTATCTGATTACACGCACCGATTTGAATTACTTGGTGGTTATAATTATGTAGGTGATACTGAGAAAATTCTTCTTGGTTTAGGATTTAAGAGAGAAGTTTTTGATAATCAAACCGAAACTTTTTCTGGTGGATGGAGAATGCGTATTGAATTAGCTAAATTATTATTACAAGCTAATGACGTATTGCTGCTGGATGAGCCCACGAATCACTTGGATATCGAAAGTATCATTTGGTTAGAAAGTTTCTTGCGTAATTATGCTGGAGTAGTCGTGATCGTATCGCACGATAAAATGTTCCTCGATAATGTGACAAATAGAACTATCGAAATTTCACTTGGAAAAGCGTACGATTTTAATAAACCATATTCAGAATATTTAGAATTGCGTCATGAAATTCGTGAAAAGCAATTAGCAACGCAAAAGAATCAAGCGAAGAAAATTGAAGAGACTGAGAAGTTAATTGAAAAATTCCGTGCGAAAGCCTCTAAAGCCTCGATGGCACAATCTTTAATCAAAAAATTAGATAAAGTTGAGCGTATCGAAGTTGATGAAGATGATAATTCAGTGATGAATATTACATTTCCAGTTTCAAAAGAACCAGGAAGAGTCGTAATTGAAGCAGAAAATGTTACTAAGAGTTACGGCGATAAAACGATTTTAAAAGATATTAATCTTTTAGTAGAGCGTGGAAGTAAAATCGCTTTTGTTGGACAAAATGGTCAAGGGAAATCGACTTTTATCAAAGCGATAGTGGATGAATTTGAATACCAAGGAAATATTAAACTAGGGCATAATGTGCAATTAGGCTATTTTGCTCAAAACCAAGCGGAATATTTAGATGGTGAAATTACCTTGCTTCAAACCATGGAAGATGCAGCAGCAGATACGAATCGAATGAAAGTACGCGATATGCTAGGTTCATTTTTGTTTAGAGGTGATGATGTCGAGAAAAAGGTGAAAGTGCTTTCTGGAGGCGAAAGAAACCGTTTAGCGCTATGTAAATTGCTTTTGCAGCCCATCAACGTTTTACTGATGGATGAGCCTACTAATCACTTGGATATTAAATCTAAGAATGTTTTGAAAGCAGCTTTGCAAAAGTTCGGTGGAACCTTATTATTGGTATCTCACGATAGGGATTTCTTGCAAGGAATGTCAAACTTAGTGTATGAGTTTAAAGACCAAAAAATAAAGGAATATTTAGGAGATATCAATTATTTCTTGGAACAACGCAATATGGAGAATATGCGTGAAGTGGAGAAGAAAGATGCTCAAAAATCGGTTTCGCCAAAAGAAAGTAATAAGACTTCTTACGAAGATCAGAAAAAAGGGAAGGCTTTGCAAAACAAATTAAGTAAGGTTGAAAGTCAGATCAAGCAATTAGAAAGAGACATTCAGCATGATGATAAAATGCTAGCTTCTAATTATGACAAGCATATTGAGGATGCTAAGTTCTTCACGGCATACAACAAGAAAAAAGCAGAACTAGATAAATTACTATTGGATTGGGAAATCGTTCAAGAAGAAATTGACAATGCATAA
- a CDS encoding App1 family protein has product MKPILKLYRGYANEQELIVMGHVFKPTTKTEYNFQKKNLKNATSVIKMFQLKTQANADVYLEHDNSKIHTKTLKDGYFKFCVPLDQSSTYGWIDYNVSIVHKNEVIVTKESYIRPHKGNLGIISDIDDTFLVSHTRNPLKKLYVLLFKNINKRKIYDDVVAHYQSLSTAGRDNKTEFNAFFYVSSSEWNLYRFITKFTEMHRLPKAVLLLKDIKTSLADFFWTGNGDHNHKFEKIKHILEFYPNLEYVLLGDDSQQDAFLYEAICKIFPVTVKAVYIRQTGSSQKEKVNAILQNLETLQVSVCYFKHSIEAIEHSKSIGIIE; this is encoded by the coding sequence ATGAAACCAATTTTAAAATTATATCGCGGCTACGCAAATGAACAAGAATTAATTGTCATGGGACATGTCTTTAAGCCAACAACGAAAACGGAATATAATTTTCAAAAAAAGAATCTAAAAAATGCCACTTCAGTTATTAAAATGTTTCAACTAAAAACGCAAGCAAATGCAGATGTTTATTTAGAGCATGACAATTCAAAAATTCATACCAAAACTTTAAAAGATGGCTATTTTAAATTTTGCGTTCCTCTAGACCAAAGCAGCACTTATGGATGGATTGATTATAATGTGAGTATTGTTCATAAAAATGAAGTTATAGTTACAAAAGAGAGCTACATTAGGCCACACAAGGGGAACTTAGGAATTATATCTGATATAGACGACACCTTTTTAGTTTCGCACACTCGAAATCCATTAAAAAAACTATATGTATTACTGTTTAAAAATATAAATAAACGCAAGATTTACGATGATGTTGTTGCGCACTACCAATCTTTAAGTACTGCGGGTCGAGATAACAAAACAGAATTTAATGCTTTTTTTTACGTCTCCAGTAGTGAATGGAACTTATATCGATTCATAACAAAATTTACCGAAATGCACCGTCTGCCTAAAGCAGTTTTACTTTTAAAGGATATCAAAACGAGTCTGGCCGATTTTTTCTGGACTGGCAATGGAGACCACAATCATAAATTTGAAAAAATCAAACACATATTAGAGTTCTATCCTAATCTAGAATATGTGCTACTTGGCGACGATTCGCAGCAAGACGCTTTTTTGTACGAAGCAATTTGTAAAATTTTCCCAGTGACTGTAAAAGCAGTTTACATCAGACAAACAGGCTCAAGCCAAAAAGAAAAAGTAAATGCTATTTTGCAAAATCTAGAGACCTTACAAGTTTCAGTTTGCTATTTTAAACATAGTATCGAAGCAATTGAACACTCCAAATCTATTGGTATAATTGAATAA
- a CDS encoding diacylglycerol/lipid kinase family protein codes for MKKNSILVVNPISGGLNKLELIEACTAFAVEKNINLVIYETSGDSDDKAIEDLYLDLKPERIIVAGGDGTIKMVAEAMENHDVIIGILPAGSANGLAVDLNLPQTIAENLEIAFHNDFMEMDMISINGNKSIHLSDLGLNAEMIKNYENSDIRGKLGYVLQTVNTLIDLEDPFVATITGDFPTIESEARMIVIANSQKYGTGISINPNGLMDDGKFELVILKNVDLMVLGKIITGNMPLDKNDVGIISTDKAVITTNFPVCFQIDGEYCGTETKLSIEILPKQMKVAIPKPLSKIT; via the coding sequence TTGAAAAAAAATAGTATTTTAGTTGTAAATCCCATTTCAGGAGGACTTAATAAGTTAGAACTTATCGAGGCTTGCACTGCTTTTGCTGTAGAAAAAAATATAAATTTGGTTATTTACGAAACATCAGGCGATTCAGATGATAAGGCTATCGAAGATTTGTATCTTGACTTAAAACCGGAGCGAATTATAGTTGCAGGTGGCGATGGTACTATAAAAATGGTTGCTGAAGCTATGGAAAATCACGATGTAATTATCGGAATTTTGCCTGCTGGTTCTGCTAATGGGTTAGCTGTCGATTTGAATTTACCACAGACCATTGCTGAAAATTTAGAAATTGCTTTTCACAATGATTTCATGGAAATGGATATGATTTCCATTAATGGAAACAAAAGCATTCATCTGAGTGATTTAGGGCTAAATGCTGAAATGATTAAGAATTACGAAAATAGTGATATACGTGGGAAGTTGGGTTATGTTTTGCAAACCGTTAATACCCTAATTGATTTAGAAGATCCTTTCGTTGCAACGATTACAGGAGATTTTCCAACGATAGAATCTGAAGCAAGAATGATTGTCATTGCTAATTCCCAGAAATACGGAACTGGAATTTCCATAAATCCAAATGGACTGATGGACGACGGAAAGTTTGAGTTGGTTATTCTAAAAAACGTGGACTTGATGGTTCTTGGTAAAATCATAACAGGCAACATGCCTTTAGACAAGAATGATGTAGGAATTATTTCGACTGATAAAGCGGTAATAACAACAAATTTTCCAGTTTGCTTTCAAATTGACGGAGAATATTGCGGAACAGAAACAAAACTTAGTATTGAAATTCTCCCCAAACAAATGAAAGTTGCAATTCCTAAGCCTTTGAGTAAAATCACTTAA
- a CDS encoding 8-amino-7-oxononanoate synthase: protein MNSFYSFTIYNSTAELPPYWDNLAVSTVFLSKSYLEVLEQSSPENMLCNYIGIFDNEILVGIAVSQFLNLNKLESFGDRDKCVKTAIRNIVFRNFASHVLIIGNNMLTGQNAYAFANSIDKKKATQALYDATNQLKKIFKSKGITIHITTYKDFSSEEIKHFETPAFKKYYQFSTQPNMVFSIHENWKSEQDYIDSLSKKYRDQYKRSRKKASGIEKRKLNLEEIIRLEDTINDLYFHVAKNAPFNTFFLPKNHFRIFKEIFKEKFLFYGYFIGEKLIGFNTLIKNGEVMDTYFLGYDDSIQRENMLYLNMLYDMIAYSIKKDFKEIVFARTALEIKSSVGAKPIKMYGLISHTNPLVNPYMSIIFKYLEPKTIWQQRNPFK, encoded by the coding sequence TTGAATTCATTTTATTCTTTTACCATTTATAATTCTACCGCTGAGCTTCCTCCTTACTGGGATAATTTAGCAGTTTCAACCGTTTTTTTATCTAAAAGTTATCTTGAGGTTTTAGAGCAATCATCTCCTGAGAACATGCTTTGTAATTATATTGGCATTTTCGATAATGAAATATTAGTTGGTATTGCTGTTTCTCAATTTCTAAATTTGAACAAATTAGAATCATTCGGAGACCGAGATAAATGTGTTAAAACTGCGATTCGGAATATCGTTTTTAGAAACTTTGCTTCCCATGTTTTAATCATCGGAAACAATATGCTGACAGGTCAAAATGCTTATGCTTTTGCAAATTCAATTGATAAAAAGAAAGCCACTCAGGCCTTATATGACGCGACAAATCAGTTGAAAAAAATATTTAAATCGAAAGGAATTACAATCCACATAACGACCTACAAAGATTTTAGTAGCGAGGAAATTAAACATTTTGAAACACCTGCTTTCAAAAAGTATTATCAGTTTTCAACGCAACCCAATATGGTTTTTTCAATCCATGAAAATTGGAAGTCAGAACAAGATTATATTGATTCTCTTTCAAAAAAATATAGAGATCAATACAAACGTTCCCGAAAAAAAGCGAGCGGAATAGAGAAAAGGAAACTAAATCTCGAAGAAATTATTCGATTAGAAGATACTATTAATGATTTGTATTTTCACGTAGCAAAAAATGCCCCTTTTAATACTTTTTTCCTTCCTAAAAATCATTTTAGAATTTTTAAAGAAATCTTTAAAGAAAAATTTCTCTTCTATGGCTACTTTATTGGCGAAAAACTAATTGGTTTCAACACTTTAATAAAGAACGGTGAAGTAATGGACACCTATTTCCTAGGATATGATGACAGTATTCAACGTGAAAACATGCTGTACTTGAACATGCTTTACGACATGATTGCTTATTCTATTAAAAAAGATTTCAAGGAAATTGTATTTGCACGAACAGCTTTGGAAATCAAAAGCTCTGTTGGAGCAAAACCAATAAAAATGTATGGACTCATATCCCATACTAATCCGTTAGTAAATCCATACATGTCTATAATATTCAAGTATTTAGAACCTAAAACCATCTGGCAGCAGCGAAATCCTTTTAAGTGA
- a CDS encoding 4a-hydroxytetrahydrobiopterin dehydratase — protein sequence MKKYSEENIKSELKELNEWRFIDNKLEKKFKFLDFSEALGFIVRVGLLAEKNNHHPELFNVYNRVIIRLTTHDADGVTDKDIDLAQDIEKIVGK from the coding sequence ATGAAAAAATATTCTGAAGAAAACATCAAGTCTGAATTGAAAGAACTTAACGAGTGGAGATTTATCGACAATAAACTTGAGAAGAAATTTAAATTTTTAGATTTTTCAGAAGCATTGGGGTTTATTGTTAGAGTAGGATTATTGGCCGAAAAAAATAATCATCATCCAGAGTTGTTCAATGTTTATAATAGAGTTATAATTCGCTTGACTACTCATGATGCTGATGGTGTTACTGATAAAGATATTGATTTAGCTCAAGACATAGAGAAGATAGTAGGAAAATAG
- a CDS encoding leucine-rich repeat domain-containing protein produces MKKLSTAFLTILFSISMLANVSEIEKDALVKLFESTNGKQWNVKWDLSTSVATWYGVKVEDDKVVSVHLQNNNLVGEIPAEIVNLKNLRELDLHKNQISGIIPTNIGYLRELKVLNLSFNRLSGVIPASVCEMTNLKNLELYMNSLSGELPMQIGALKHLETLSLFNNEIEGRIPNSLYEITTIKILLLNSNKLVGELSKDVKKLTSLENLSLFDNKMNGAVPMELERLNSLKEMNISYNKFNGFVSRDLAILDTLNMTMLNDEGLAVLLDVKADRNTAIASED; encoded by the coding sequence ATGAAAAAGTTATCTACTGCATTTTTAACTATCTTATTTTCCATTTCGATGCTTGCAAATGTTTCTGAAATAGAAAAAGATGCATTGGTGAAATTGTTTGAATCAACGAATGGTAAACAATGGAATGTTAAATGGGATTTATCCACATCCGTTGCGACATGGTATGGTGTTAAAGTTGAGGATGATAAGGTAGTTTCTGTTCATTTGCAAAATAATAATCTAGTGGGTGAAATCCCTGCTGAAATAGTAAATTTAAAAAATCTTCGAGAATTAGATTTACACAAAAATCAAATATCAGGCATAATCCCAACTAACATTGGTTACTTAAGGGAATTGAAAGTTTTAAACCTGTCCTTCAATAGATTGTCAGGAGTAATTCCCGCTTCTGTTTGTGAAATGACAAATTTGAAGAACTTAGAATTGTATATGAATTCACTTTCAGGTGAGTTGCCGATGCAAATAGGTGCTTTAAAACATTTAGAAACATTATCATTGTTCAATAACGAAATAGAAGGTAGGATTCCAAATTCGCTTTATGAAATTACAACAATAAAAATACTATTGTTGAATAGTAACAAACTTGTAGGTGAATTAAGTAAGGATGTAAAGAAATTGACATCACTTGAGAATTTAAGTTTGTTCGATAATAAAATGAATGGTGCTGTTCCGATGGAATTAGAGCGATTAAATAGTTTAAAAGAAATGAATATTTCTTATAATAAATTTAATGGTTTTGTCTCTAGAGATTTAGCTATTTTGGATACTTTGAATATGACAATGTTGAATGATGAAGGGTTAGCAGTGCTTTTAGATGTAAAAGCGGATAGAAATACAGCTATTGCTTCAGAAGATTAA
- a CDS encoding pseudouridine synthase has protein sequence MLEILYQDEYIIAINKPSGLLVHKSFYARDAKVYAIQELRNQIGGQHVYPIHRLDRKTSGVLLFALNKEVLKIMNDRFATREVEKKYLAILRGWSPDELTIDYDLTNDDDIKQNAITYFHRLQNTEIALEFNNKPTSRYCLVEAIPETGRMHQLRKHFKHIFHPILGSRPHGCNKQNKLWLENHDLKGMMLHAHQLIFNHPIKNEQIILNAKINEEFSRVGTILNLDLNMYK, from the coding sequence ATGTTAGAAATTCTTTATCAAGACGAATATATTATAGCAATCAATAAACCTAGTGGATTATTGGTTCACAAATCATTTTATGCGCGGGACGCAAAAGTGTATGCTATACAAGAACTGCGAAATCAAATAGGAGGACAACATGTTTACCCTATTCATCGGTTAGACCGCAAAACATCAGGTGTCTTGTTATTTGCATTAAACAAAGAGGTTCTAAAAATTATGAATGATCGTTTTGCCACACGCGAAGTCGAAAAAAAATATTTGGCAATTTTACGTGGTTGGTCACCCGATGAACTAACGATAGATTATGATTTAACCAATGATGATGATATAAAACAAAATGCAATAACTTACTTTCATCGTTTGCAAAATACCGAAATTGCGTTAGAATTTAATAATAAGCCCACATCACGATATTGTTTGGTCGAAGCGATTCCTGAAACTGGACGCATGCATCAATTACGAAAACATTTCAAACATATTTTTCATCCCATTTTAGGAAGTCGTCCACATGGTTGTAACAAACAAAATAAATTATGGCTAGAAAATCATGATCTGAAAGGAATGATGCTTCATGCACACCAGTTAATTTTTAATCATCCAATAAAAAACGAGCAAATAATCTTGAATGCAAAGATTAATGAAGAGTTTAGCAGAGTAGGCACTATTCTCAATCTAGATTTGAATATGTATAAATAG
- a CDS encoding PRC-barrel domain-containing protein translates to MENDNRNLYRLDELSDYKVSSDYSDVRGWKIVDAENRTIGKVDNLWVNKDMQRVVYLDVNVDKGLIEESKNEVHEAITNESVNEFMYKDGDSHIIIPIGSVTINKDTKIVMANSIDYNTFRKTTRYNREQNFDRNYEKKVFDSYYPNHESNEVSDSDNDDFYNRREFDGH, encoded by the coding sequence ATGGAAAATGACAATAGAAATTTATACCGACTAGATGAACTTTCTGATTATAAAGTGTCCTCAGACTATTCGGACGTAAGAGGTTGGAAAATTGTAGATGCAGAGAACCGAACTATAGGTAAAGTCGACAATCTATGGGTAAATAAAGATATGCAACGCGTAGTTTATTTAGATGTCAATGTCGATAAAGGATTAATAGAAGAAAGCAAAAATGAGGTTCATGAGGCTATAACAAACGAAAGTGTAAATGAGTTTATGTACAAGGATGGAGACAGCCATATTATTATACCGATTGGATCTGTGACCATAAATAAAGACACAAAAATAGTTATGGCTAATAGTATAGATTATAATACTTTTAGAAAAACAACACGATATAATCGAGAGCAAAATTTTGACAGGAATTATGAGAAAAAAGTATTTGATTCTTATTATCCGAATCATGAATCAAACGAGGTTTCTGACAGCGATAATGACGATTTTTATAACCGCAGAGAATTTGATGGGCACTAA
- a CDS encoding GIY-YIG nuclease family protein, whose product MEELVVYILYSEKFDKNYTGFTSNLIERFKSHNELGIKGYTLKFRPWKVIHVEFFDLKSEAMKREKFLKTGSGRKFIKILFKNNS is encoded by the coding sequence ATGGAAGAATTGGTAGTTTACATTTTATATTCTGAAAAATTTGACAAAAACTATACTGGATTTACCTCTAATCTAATAGAGCGTTTCAAATCTCACAATGAACTTGGAATCAAAGGTTATACTTTAAAATTTAGACCTTGGAAAGTGATTCATGTCGAATTTTTTGATTTAAAATCCGAAGCAATGAAAAGAGAAAAATTCCTAAAAACAGGAAGTGGAAGAAAGTTCATCAAAATTTTATTCAAAAATAATAGTTAG
- the era gene encoding GTPase Era — MSHKAGFVNIIGNPNVGKSTLMNAFVGERLSIITSKAQTTRHRILGIVNGEDFQLILSDTPGIIKPAYEMQASMMNFVKSAFEDADILIYMVEIGEQDLKDEAFFNKIIHAKIPVLLLLNKIDNSNQEQLEEQVAFWTAKVPNAEIFPISALQNFNVPEVFGRIIELLPESPPYYPKDQLTDKPERFFVNETIREKILLNYSKEIPYAVEIVTEEFFETDDIIRIRSLIMVERDTQKGIIIGHKGAALKKVGMEARVDLEKFFGKQIHIELYVKVNKNWRSNANMLKRFGYNQ; from the coding sequence ATGTCACATAAAGCAGGTTTTGTAAATATCATAGGAAATCCAAACGTTGGGAAGTCCACCTTAATGAATGCATTCGTGGGAGAAAGATTGTCTATCATTACATCTAAAGCGCAAACAACACGTCATAGAATTCTTGGAATTGTAAACGGAGAAGATTTTCAATTAATCCTTTCGGATACTCCGGGAATCATCAAGCCAGCATACGAAATGCAAGCATCGATGATGAACTTCGTTAAGTCTGCCTTTGAAGATGCTGATATCTTGATTTACATGGTTGAAATTGGTGAGCAGGATTTGAAAGATGAAGCTTTTTTTAATAAAATCATTCATGCTAAAATTCCTGTCCTTTTATTATTGAATAAAATTGACAATTCTAATCAAGAACAATTAGAAGAGCAAGTGGCTTTCTGGACTGCTAAAGTTCCAAATGCTGAAATTTTCCCAATATCAGCTTTGCAAAATTTTAATGTTCCTGAAGTTTTTGGAAGAATTATAGAATTGTTGCCAGAATCTCCACCTTATTATCCAAAAGATCAACTGACTGACAAACCGGAACGGTTCTTTGTAAATGAAACCATACGTGAAAAAATATTGTTGAATTACAGTAAGGAAATTCCTTATGCGGTAGAAATCGTTACTGAAGAATTTTTCGAGACGGATGATATTATCAGAATCCGCTCGCTGATTATGGTAGAAAGAGATACTCAAAAAGGAATTATAATAGGCCACAAAGGAGCGGCGCTTAAGAAAGTAGGAATGGAAGCTCGTGTTGATTTAGAGAAATTCTTTGGTAAGCAAATACATATTGAACTATACGTGAAGGTCAACAAAAACTGGAGAAGTAATGCTAATATGTTAAAAAGGTTTGGTTACAATCAGTAA